From Glycine soja cultivar W05 chromosome 4, ASM419377v2, whole genome shotgun sequence, the proteins below share one genomic window:
- the LOC114409199 gene encoding cyclin-D4-1-like, which yields MAPSFDFASSLLCTEDSAVFDESHNNGGTMMSMMGVYEDTWSPRKRHFDEEPDELPLLSDESLAMMVEKECQHWPGLRCLNKLQTGDLDFGARMEAVDWILKVRSHFGFGPLCGYLSINYLDRFLCAYELPKGRVWTMQLLAVACLSLAAKLDETEVPISLDLQVGESKFLFEAKTIQRMELLVLSTLKWRMQAITPFTFLDYFLCKINDDQSPLRSSIMRSIQLISSTARGIDFLEFKPSEIAAAVAMYVMGETQTVDAGKATSFLIQHVEKERLLKCVKMIQELSCNSGSAKDSSASVTCLPQSPIGVLDALCFSYKSDDTNAGSSVNSSHNSPVAKRRKLNKTCGADLL from the exons ATGGCACCCAGTTTTGACTTTGCTTCTAGCCTCCTTTGCACAGAGGACAGCGCCGTTTTCGACGAGAGCCATAATAACGGGGGTACGATGATGTCGATGATGGGGGTGTACGAGGACACGTGGAGTCCTAGGAAGCGCCACTTTGATGAAGAGCCAGATGAGTTGCCATTGCTGAGTGATGAAAGCTTGGCGATGATGGTGGAAAAAGAGTGCCAACACTGGCCTGGTTTGCGTTGCTTGAATAAGCTTCAAACTGGGGATTTGGACTTCGGTGCCAGAATGGAGGCCGTTGATTGGATTCTCAAG GTCCGATCGCATTTTGGATTTGGTCCTCTCTGTGGATATCTATCTATAAATTACTTGGACCGATTCCTTTGTGCATATGAATTACCA AAGGGAAGAGTTTGGACAATGCAATTATTGGCTGTGGCGTGTTTATCTCTAGCAGCCAAATTAGATGAGACAGAAGTTCCAATCTCTCTTGATTTGCAG GTGGGTGAATCGAAGTTTTTATTTGAGGCTAAAACCATACAGAGAATGGAGCTTCTTGTACTAAGCACATTGAAGTGGAGAATGCAAGCAATTACTCCTTTCACATTCCTTGATTATTTCCTTTGTAAGATCAATGATGATCAAAGTCCATTAAGGTCTTCAATTATGCGATCCATCCAACTCATATCGAGCACTGCAAGAG GGATTGACTTCTTGGAATTCAAACCATCAGAGATTGCAGCAGCAGTGGCTATGTATGTCATGGGGGAAACCCAAACAGTTGACGCTGGGAAAGCAACTTCTTTTCTGATTCAACACGTAGAAAAG GAGAGACTATTGAAGTGTGTCAAAATGATCCAAGAGTTGTCATGCAACAGTGGCTCTGCCAAGGATTCAAGCGCTTCTGTGACTTGCTTACCCCAAAGTCCAATAGGTGTGTTGGATGCTTTGTGCTTCAGCTACAAAAGTGATGACACAAATGCTGGTTCATCTGTTAATTCTTCACACAATAGCCCTGTTGCCAAAAGGAGGAAGTTAAACAAAACCTGTGGAGCTGACCTGTTGTAG
- the LOC114408346 gene encoding uncharacterized protein LOC114408346 yields MSYIYFMKGDEVVVIDGVEGEDEAEVQVDEQGLVEAQVQGEDEAGVVGEMEVVVEGVVDDDVWAEEDDDDSNDYSEVSNSDFEESCDWMEWLDLETFSQSSDPTFDTNKVDSTNSDFDDKDGYSDELDTPAGSGDEVLQKSDFLVLRCLKMMKISSLRTARNSQATPKWVAKRLMSSLMHTLDMKLKALVAYVVEKWGFRLSMDQAYRTKVKAMEKIEGANKDQYKHLRSYAAELTEKNKNNTVKIKCDLTPHGPVFERMYVCLEACKSVFATTCRPLIGLDGCFLKEEYGGQLLFAVGKDGNNQMFPIAYAVVESENYSS; encoded by the exons ATGTCGTATATTTACTTCATGAAG GGAGATGAGGTTGTTGTAATCGATGGAGTGGAGGGTGAAGATGAGGCTGAGGTTCAGGTTGATGAGCAAGGTTTGGTGGAGGCTCAGGTGCAGGGTGAAGATGAGGCTGGTGTTGTAGGTGAGATGGAGGTTGTTGTTGAGGGTGTGGTGGATGATGATGTTTGGGctgaggaagatgatgatgatagcAATGATTATAGTGAAGTTTCAAATAGTGACTTTGAAGAAAGTTGTGATTGGATGGAATGGTTGGACCTTGAGACATTTAGTCAGAGTAGTGACCCCACATTTGATACTAATAAAGTAGACTCAACAAATTCTGATTTTGATGATAAAGATGGATATTCTGATGAGTTGGATACTCCAGCTGGAAGTGGAGATGAAGTCCTACAAAAGTCAGATTTCCTCGTTTTAAGGTGcctgaaaatgatgaagatatCAAGTTTGAG AACTGCCAGAAACAGTCAGGCTACACCTAAGTGGGTGGCAAAAAGGTTGATGTCTTCATTAATGCATACTCTCGACATGAAGCTAAAGGCCTTAGTTGCTTATGTTGTAGAAAAATGGGGATTCAGGTTAAGTATGGACCAGGCATACAGAACAAAGGTTAAGGCAATGGAAAAAATTGAAGGTGCAAACAAAGATCAATATAAACATTTAAGAAGTTATGCTGCGGAGCTAACagaaaaaaacaagaacaacacTGTGAAGATCAAATGTGACTTAACTCCTCATGGTCCTGTGTTTGAACGTATGTATGTATGCCTGGAGGCTTGTAAGAGTGTATTTGCAACCACTTGCAGGCCTTTGATAGGATTGGATGGCTGCTTTCTGAAAGAAGAATATGGTGGCCAATTGTTGTTTGCAGTAGGTAAAGATGGAAACAATCAAATGTTTCCTATTGCTTATGCTGTAGTGGAATCTGAAAATTATTCATCTTAG